Proteins co-encoded in one Salvia splendens isolate huo1 chromosome 4, SspV2, whole genome shotgun sequence genomic window:
- the LOC121798357 gene encoding transcription termination factor MTERF8, chloroplastic-like, which produces MAANPFNLPPNYPLQTPSLYFPTSAFSLFPPSNSSTRHKFANKRLFLSCRCGALAINGNHPTPTFSDSGVMLFSLLQEMGFNEKETNAIIDANAALRLTPFESIRSRIQFLQSAGLYGATLSRLILKRPDLLTAEEIDGVLSLIVVNGDLELKGKIEPAQVERLFNATNPRFMMGFERKVQLLLEFGVPNEKLARVLNNVNLTKALCLRSLQELERMLAFLQRFGGPELVLRRPAILNYDLDAQLIPRVGFILELSGGDEAATSTVLHKFPFVLAYTVDHLKDHVQFLNSYAELSYEEIFKIVLVYPGLFSASRKRKLQPRIDFLKQCGLSSQDLYKFLMKAPLFLSLSFEENLANKLVFMVKIGYRNRTKELAMAMGAVTRCSCKNLQEVIGVFLNYGLTCEDILDMSKKHPQVLQYNHESLEEKLDYLTEEMGREVGELLSFPAFLGYKLDGRIKHRYEEKRKTLGEGMSINKLLSVSVATFSTKKKKKKKEEAPVKQDS; this is translated from the exons ATGGCTGCAAATCCCTTCAATCTACCCCCCAATTATCCACTCCAAACGCCATCGCTTTACTTCCCAACTTCCGCTTTCTCACTTTTTCCGCCTTCTAATTCTTCTACCCGTCACAAATTCGCAAACAAACGGCTTTTTCTCAGCTGCCGCTGCGGCGCTCTCGCCATCAATGGCAATCACCCTACTCCCACGTTCTCCGACTCCG GTGTAATGCTGTTTTCGTTGCTTCAAGAAATGGGATTTAATGAGAAAGAAACCAACGCAATTATAGATGCCAATGCAGCTCTGAGATTGACTCCTTTTGAATCAATTCGTAGTAGAATTCAATTTTTGCAGTCTGCTGGATTATATGGTGCTACTCTATCTAGGTTAATTTTGAAAAGACCGGATTTATTAACAGCTGAAGAAATTGATGGAGTTCTGAGCTTGATTGTTGTTAATGGTGATTTAGAACTGAAAGGGAAAATCGAGCCAGCGCAGGTCGAACGCCTCTTTAATGCAACAAACCCTCGATTTATGATGGGGTTCGAGAGGAAAGTGCAATTGCTGCTTGAGTTTGGTGTTCCAAATGAAAAGCTTGCTCGTGTTCTTAACAATGTCAATTTGACCAAGGCATTGTGCCTTAGATCATTGCAAGAATTGGAAAGAATGCTGGCCTTTCTGCAGCGTTTTGGGGGTCCCGAGTTGGTCCTCCGTAGACCTGCTATCCTTAACTATGATTTGGATGCTCAGTTGATCCCAAGAGTTGGGTTCATCCTCGAGTTAAGTGGCGGAGATGAGGCTGCCACCAGCACAGTCTTGCACAAGTTCCCTTTTGTGTTGGCTTACACGGTGGACCATTTAAAAGACCATGTCCAGTTCTTGAATTCCTACGCTGAGTTGAGCTATGAGGAGATTTTCAAGATTGTTCTTGTTTATCCCGGTTTGTTCAGCGCAAGCAGGAAGAGGAAGTTGCAGCCAAGAATTGATTTTCTCAAGCAGTGTGGATTGAGTTCGCAAGACTTGTACAAGTTCTTGATGAAAGCGCCTCTGTTTCTGAGCTTGTCTTTCGAAGAGAATCTAGCCAATAAATTGGTGTTCATGGTGAAGATCGGGTACAGGAACAGAACAAAGGAGTTGGCTATGGCGATGGGAGCTGTGACGAGGTGCAGCTGCAAGAATTTGCAAGAGGTGATCGGGGTGTTCTTGAACTACGGATTGACTTGTGAGGACATCTTGGATATGAGCAAGAAACATCCCCAGGTGTTGCAGTATAACCACGAGTCGTTGGAGGAGAAGTTGGATTACTTGACTGAGGAAATGGGTCGCGAAGTTGGGGAGTTGCTGTCATTTCCTGCGTTTCTTGGTTATAAGCTTGATGGTCGCATCAAGCATAGGTATGAAGAGAAGAGGAAGACTTTAGGTGAGGGGATGTCTATCAACAAGCTGTTAAGTGTATCTGTTGCCACGTTTTcaaccaagaagaagaagaagaagaaagaggaggCGCCGGTTAAGCAAGATTCGTGA